The DNA window GATTCATCGGCGGCCGCGCGCAGGTCTTCCGGGCAGGGCTGGTTGCGGGTCAGCACCAGCGCCAGCGGATGCGACTGCATGATTTTTTCGATGGTCTCCCAGCGCTGGCGTGGTTCCAGAGCGTCCAGCCAGGACAGTTCCTCGGTACCGAGGATCTGCACCTTGTTGGGGTAGATCGCATTGAGATAGCCGGCCAGCGAAGGGCGTCGCGAGACCGTATTGCCGGCCTCCAGCTCGCGCTTCTCGCCGGATTTGCCTGCTGCCCAACGCAGGCCAAGCCGCTCACGCTGCTGTTCGAACAGTTCGCGGGCAGTGATGCTGGTATTCATGCGGCGCTCGCCGGTGGGGTCAGGTCCAGGGCCTGGCGCAGCTCCCGTGCATCACCGGCCTCGCGCAGCGCCTGGCGGATGCAGGGCGCGGAAAACAGCTCGGCCAGCTCGGACAGCAGCATCAGGTGTTGATGGGTGTAGTGGGCGGGAACGGCCATGGCGAACACCAGGTCCACCGGCTCGTCGCCACCGAAATCGACCGGGGTCTGCAGACGCAGCAGCGCGCCACGGGGTCGATCCAGGGTCGGCGCACGACCATGCGGGATGGCGATGCCGTAACCGATCGCGGTACTGCCCAGCGCTTCGCGCTGGCACAGGTTGAGATAGATCTGTTCGGCATTGGCCTGGCGGCAGGCCAGCAATCCGGCCGCGGCCTGCAGGACGCTGTCGCGGTCGGTGGCCGTGCAGAGCTGGGTCTGCACGGCCGCCAGGAGGTCAGTCAGGGGCATGTCTGCGGGGAGCGGTGGCGGTCAGCCACCATTGTCGCCCACCGGCAGCGGTGCGTGCTGCTGTTTTTTCTCCTTGTGCTTGATCACCAGGCGGTCAAGCTTGTCCGCCAGCAGGTCGATCGCGGCATACATGGTCTGCGCATTGGCTTCAGCGTGCAGGGTCTGACCCGGAATATTGAGGCTGGCATCGACGTGGTGTTCAGTCT is part of the Stenotrophomonas lactitubi genome and encodes:
- a CDS encoding PTS sugar transporter subunit IIA, translated to MPLTDLLAAVQTQLCTATDRDSVLQAAAGLLACRQANAEQIYLNLCQREALGSTAIGYGIAIPHGRAPTLDRPRGALLRLQTPVDFGGDEPVDLVFAMAVPAHYTHQHLMLLSELAELFSAPCIRQALREAGDARELRQALDLTPPASAA
- the hpf gene encoding ribosome hibernation-promoting factor, HPF/YfiA family, with product MRIETFGKDVEVTPALQSYVEEKLARIGKHFDQHCEARVTLKLQKTEHHVDASLNIPGQTLHAEANAQTMYAAIDLLADKLDRLVIKHKEKKQQHAPLPVGDNGG